In Sinobacterium caligoides, the sequence CTTAAGCTCGACATTGTCTGACACTTTCAATACAACATAGCCTTCATCAAGGCTAACAATCTTACCCAGCATGCCGCCGGTAGTCATGACTTCATCACCTTTAGCCAGCTCATTCATCATCGAGGTATGCTCTTTCTGACGCTTACGCTGCGGACGAATAGCAATGAAGTAAAAGACGACGAACAAACCGCCCATAAATACCAGCTGAATAGGGTCAAAACCTGGCGCTGCGGCGGCAGCATCTTGTGCATAGGCCGATGGAATAAGGAAACTCATAAGGGAAAAGCCTCAATAGGTAAATCTAGGGTTAATGGCCGGTAACATACAGCGTTTAAAGATGCTTATCAATATCACCGGCAAGTATTCATTATAGCTCGCCGCTGTAGTCGATACTCAACGGTGCATGATCGCTAAAGCGTTGCTCTTTATAGACAGAACTGCTCAGTACTCGCTCAGCGATCGCTGGCGTAACCACCTGATAATCGATGCGCCAGCCCGTATTATTAGCCCAAGCTTGGCCCCGCGTCGACCAGAAAGTATAGGTATGAGGCTCTTGCTCGATACAGCGGAAAGCATCCACCCAACCGGCATCACCAAACAAGCCATCCATCCAGGTACGCTCTTCAGGCAGGAAGCCTGAGTTCTTCTTGTTGCCCGTGGCATTTTTAATGTCAGCCACAGTATGGGCAATATTCCAATCGCCACAAATGATGACCTCTTTATCACGCTTCTGCAGCTGCTCAAGATGCTGCATGAACTTGGCCATAAAGTCGTATTTAACATCTTGACGCACATCGCCAGCAGTACCGGAAGGCAAATACAGTGAGGCGACATAGGTGTTGGCGTATTCAGCGATGATGTAGCGTCCTTCACTGTCACAGGGGTCCCAACCTAAGCCTTTCACCACCGACAGTGGCTCGGACTTACTGTAAATCGCCGTGCCGCTATAGCCCTTCTTTTCGGCATCGAAGAAGAAGCGGTGATAGCCCTCAGGCTTAAAAACATCATCACCAAGCTGCTCTTCCTGTGCCTTGGTCTCCTGTATACAAACAACATCCGCCTGCTGCGCCAACATCCAGTCGAAGAAGCCTTTCTTTGCAGCGGCACGAATGCCATTGGTATTTACTGAAATAATTCTCACGTACAACCCTATCTCATTTATCTAACGTCAAACATCCAAAAAAGGCCGCTACTGCGGCCCCCTACTCTCGCTATGCCTTATAGACCTAATATCTTGCGTTTTGCCGCACTGAACTCCTCTTTGGTGAGGCTGCCCTTTTTATACAGCGCCTCTACCGCCGCCAGCTGATCCGCCAACTGCTCATCGGTGAGATCATCCATCGCATCGCTACTTAGCGCTAGGTTCGGCATAATCGGTGGCTGGTTAGGAGGCTGTTTATCGCCGCTAAGCCAACGCTTCACTTTACCAAAAATCAAACGCAGTGCCCGCCACAGTTTCGGCAGAAGCCAGATAACCAGAACAATAAACAACACGAAGGCGACCAAAAACAACGCGGGGTGATTCAGCGCAACAAAAAGACCGCCGATCACCGCCAAATCTTCGCCGATTGATAACGTCCAGTTACTGAACGGCTCCGGCGAGGTGTTGACCAACATACGGGTCCCCGCCTTAGTCGCATGGGTCGCAGCGGCCACCGAGCCGCCCATCAATCCCGCGGCCACCTGTAGCGCAGGCGTGACATCACCAACCGCAGATGCTGCCAACATGGCGCCAGCGGGTATACGGATAAAGGTATGTAGGCCATCCCAGACGGTATCGGCTCCTGGTGTCTTGTCAACGAAGAACTCGACAAAGTACATTAGGCCCGCCGCGGCAATCACCATCGGGTCTTGCACCACCGCAAGCTCTGGCGGCAGATCAATGTTACCCGTGCTGCCACCGATACCTAATACCAAGAGTGCCGCATAAAGATTAACGCCACTAGCCCAGGAGACGCCCATGGTCAGCGCCAAGGTACCGATCAGTTGTGAATAAGCTTCCATGTGTTACCTCTATTGAATAGACGGCCCTACTATAAGCAATTCACAATTAATAGACCAGCCGGTCCGTCAGCCAGCACTGGAGCCACCATCAAGGGGCAGCGCCACACCGGTCATATAACGCGCCTTATCACTGGCGACAAAGGCCGCAGCCTCTGCTATCTCGCTGGCTTCAGCCATATCCAGCAGTGGAAACATTCGGCTAAAGAGTGCCATATCAGCCCCCTCTGGGATTGAAAACTGGCTGGTCAGCGGAGTATTAACCGCACCGGGGCACAGCACGTTAACGCGAACACCTTTTGCCGCAAACTCCATCGCCAAAGATTTGCTCAAGCTAATGACCCCACCCTTGGTAGCGCTGTAGATCGAGTTATACGCCTGCCCCTCCAGCCCTGCCGTTGACGCGACGTTAACGATATTACCTTTGCTTTCGATGAGGTGCGGCATCGCGGCATGAGACAGGTAGAAAACACTACTAAGATTGACCGACAACATCTTTTGCCAGTCACTGATCGTTAGCGAAGTAAAGTTCTCACTCTTAGCGTAACCGGCGACATTACACAGCACATCCAGCCTGCCGAAGCATTCGACACAACCCAGTATCGCCTCACTGCAAGCCTCCGCATCTCCGACATCAAAGGCCTGTGACTGCACATCAACCTGATACGATGCCAACGCCTGTACGGCCTCCGCTAAGCCTGCAGCATTAATATCACACACAAATAACGATGCCCCCTGCGCAGCAAATTTCTCAGCAATAGCGAAGCCAATCCCGCTCGCCGCCCCCGTGATAAATACCACCTTGTTAATAAATTCCATAGCACCACTCATATTTATTATCTGACAGTGTTAAACGACGAGAAAAACTCTCAAAGCTAACCCCTTTGTCAATTTACATCGTTATCGTTCCGGCTTAACCTATCCGAATAGAGCCGACCAAACAACACAATAATGACAAGTCCGCTTAGGGAATGGCCGTCGATGAAACAGCCTAGACTACTAACAGTTCAATACGTTATCGTCGCCTTATGTTGCGCCATGATCGCCCCTGCTTGCTATTCACTCACAACACTGCCAGAGCTCTTCTTCCCCAAACAAGGTATCAGTAAAGAACAGCTGGGTATCGTCATTAACGGCGCAGATCCCATGAGCCGATTAATTGGTCGCTATTATCAGCAAGCACGTAATATCCCCGACAGCAACGTCGTCTACATTCACATTCCCAATAGCAATAAGCTATCTCCCTTTCGCTTTAAAAGAGCCAAGCAACGAATAGAAGAGCAGCTGCCCGATAATATACAAGCACTTGCTCTGGCCTGGAATAGCCCTTATCGGGTCGGCTGTATGTCGGCAACGGCAGCGTTTAGCTTGGGTTACGACACTGCTTATTGCGCCGAAGGCTGCAAACCAACCAAGTCGAGCCCCTATTTCAACAGCACCACAGCCACACCGTTACAACAGTTTCATCTTCGTCCCAGCATGATGCTAGCCGGCAGTGATTTTGCCAGCGCCAAAGCAATGATCGATCGAGGCATCAGCAGTGACAACAATCAAAATAACGGCGAGGCTTGGTTAATGCAGACCAGCGACCCCAACCGCACCGTTCGCCAGCAACGCTTCACGCTGGCAGAGCAACGACTAGGCTACCGCCTACCCGTGCACATTGAGCAGGCAGACAGCCTCCGCAACAAAGACAACGTGATGTTTTACTTCACCGGCCTCACTCGGGTCGCCGACATCGACACCAACCATTATTTGCCCGGCGCCGTTGGCGACCACCTCACCTCCTTTGGCGGCATGCTCACCGACAGCCGGCAAATGAGTGCCATGCAGTGGATCGATGCGGGCCTTACCGGCAGCTACGGCACCGTCACCGAGCCATGTAACTTTCTGCAAAAATTTCCCGACCCGCTAACCATGATTGAACACTACATGACTGGCGAGACGTTGGTTGAAGCCTACTGGAAAAGCGTACTCTGGCCCGGGCAAGGTGTTTTCATTGGCGAACCATTGGCACGCCCCTATAGCGGCTACCAGATTAGTCGAAAAGAGGGCGGCTTCGATGTCAGGCCAGCAAGGCTTCTACCAGGGCTCTACCAGATAAAAGCAAGCAACAAGCAAAACGGTCCCTTTGTTAGATCGCAAGAGCCGATATTGATTCAACCACAGACACTTCGCTTCACCTTGCTCGATAGGGGCTACCGCTATTATCAGCTCAGTCGCTACGATCAATCTCATTAACTTCACCGTCCACAAATAACGAGAATAACGATGAACGAGAAAACCACACCCAGCAAACCCCGTCATGTACGTGATGTCAGCGAATGGCATAAAACCACCGATGTCGCCGTCATCGGCTTCGGTGGTGCCGGCTCCTGCGCGGCAATTGAAGCCGCAGACGCAGGCAGCCGGGTCATGATCTTCGAAGCTGCCAGCGCCTCGGGCGGCTCTACTGCACTCTCCAGCGCCGAAGTTTATATGGGCGGCAATGGCGGTACTCGTGTACAGCGCGAGTGTGGGCTAGAGGACAAAAGTGAAGACATGTACAACTACCTGATGCAGGCCGGCGGTGATTTTGCCGACAGCGCGAAGGTAAAAAATTATGTTGATGGCTCTGTTGACCACTTCGACTGGTTGGTCAGCATGGGCGCAAAGTACAAAAACTCGATCTATAACGAACGGGCCATCATGGCAATGACTGATGACTGCCTACTCTACACAGGCTCAGAGAAAGCTTGGCCCTATCGCGATATTGCCAAGCCCTGCCCTCGAGGCCATAACTTAGAAGTTGAAGGTGATAACGGTGGCCCGATGTTGATGGGCATTCTCACCGAGCAGGTCGAAAGCCGTGATATCAACGTCCACTACGATAGCCGCGCCCTCACCTTGATCGTTGACGACAGCAATAGTGTCGTCGGTATCGTTGTCCGCATCGATCAGCAGGAGCTCAACATCAAGGCGGAAAAAGGTGTCATTCTCTGTGCCGGCGGCTTCGTGATGAACGAGGAGATGCTGAAGAAGTATGCGCCCTCACTGCTCAAGGCCTCTATTCCTATCGGCAATCCTAACGACACCGGCTTTGGTATCAAAATGGGCATGAGTGTCGGCGGTGCCGCCATCAATATGCACGATGGTTTTGTCACCCTACCTTACTATCCACCTTCTAGCCTCACCTATGGCATCTTGGTTAATGCCAGTGGTCAACGCTTCATTAATGAAGATTGCTACCACGGTCGCGTCGGCTATCACTGCCTACAACAGCCCGGTGATCGTATTTACTTGGTATTCAGCGCCGAAGACTTTGGTGAATATGAAACCCAGTCTTACCTCAACGCCGATATTGCCGGCACGGGCGAAACACTCTGTGAGCTCGAAGAGGAACTCGGCCTACCAAATGGTGTATTGCAGAACACCGTCGAAACCTACAACATCAATGCCGCCAAAGGCGAAGATCCGCTACTGCATAAATCTGACGAGTGGCTCAAACCGATCAAGGCTCCCTTTGCCGCCCTCGACTGCACCCCAGGTCGCGGTGCCTTCTACCCCTACTTCACATTAGGCGGCCTTGACACCCTACCCTCCGGCGAAGTCGTCACCTCTAACGGCGACGTGATACCGGGGTTATATGCCGCTGGACGAACCGCCTGTGGTATTCCTAGAACCGGCGCCTGTTATAGCTCCGGGCTCAGCGTGGGTGATGCGACCTTTACTGGTCGCATGGCGGGTAAGCAAGCTGCGAAACGCAAATAGCCGCTATCGATATGACTCGAGCTTGAGCGCCAACAAGCTCGAGTCATATGACTTGCAAGCACACACCAAACATCAAACCCCCGCCATCTCCCTTGGCACATTGTGGCTGAAACTCTTTCGCTCAGCGCGGCGACTAATACGCCAGCCCTGTTCGGTACGACGATATTCATCGATATACCACAAACCTAAAAACATCACTTGCTCCCCTTCTGCCGTTGGCACCACCATGGGGTTTAAGCACATCACTTTTCCGGTTGCCGTATCACCATCAATCACGACTTTTTGATTAGCATTAAGGTGCTGATACGCTGGGAACACAGGCATAGCCTGACGAAGAAATTGCTTTATCGATGGCAAATCCCCTTCAATTCCCCCCATCGCTGTATAGTCAATGTAGGCATCTTCGGTAAAGATTTTGTCGAGCGCAGAGTAGTCCTGCTCATCAATCGCCGTCGCATAATCGATAACGAGCTCTTGCAACTCTAGACGATCACTCACTTCCTGTAGTGATAAGGTCATTAAGCCAATCTCCTTTGTTATTCTATTTATGGTGCTTTAAAGTGTTAATTTGAATACCCGCGCAGCATTTTCCCGCAAAAACTTTGGCCAAACGTGGTCCTTGAACGCCACCTCTGGCATCTCTGCAAAGATACGATCTAACGTTAACGCCATGGGGAAATAGCCCGCGTACATTATTTTATCGCTGCCCCGTGTATTGGCATAGTCGATAATATCCTGCGGATAATACTTTGGAGCAAAGGCACTGGTCATATAGTAAAGATTGGGGTATTTCAGCATCAATTTCCACGCCAGTTCAGTCCACGGTTCAGCGCCATGGCGCATGACGACTTTTAATTCAGGAAAGAACCAACAGACCTCATCTAACAGCTCCACTTTCTGTGCATCCATCGGCAGCCGCGGCCCAGGAACACCTACACAAGGACAAAACGGAATATCTAAGTCTACAAGCGCCGCATAGATCGGGTACCATTTTTTATCATTGATAGGCACCTGAGGACACAGGCCGGATGGAAACCCCGTCACCGCCTTGATGTCATACTCTTCCTTTAATCGACGAATTTTACGTACTTCATCCATCGCTAAGTTTGGGTTAGCTTCATAAGAGGCAATAAAACGTTCGGGATATCGCTTCAGCGCCTCTTGGGCGACGAGGTTATCATCGTCGACACCGAGCATGGCAATTTCAATATTATGCTTATCCATCTGCTCAACGGTATAAGCGATATAATCAGTCTGCTCACCTGCCTCAGGGATATCTTTAAACATATATTGCGCAGGCATCTTGAACATCTGCCGACTCTGCTCATCGAGCAGCATCGGTGCCATATAATCATACCACTGGCTGTTATCGACTCCGGGGACGCTCAGCATAAGGTCAATAATCTTAATATCGCGGGGCATAGTCATTATTATTTTTCTCTCAATCGATCACTAACAGTAAATACAAAGCAATATGCTACCACCATTAGAACGATAGGAAACGAACCATGCAGCCGTTAATCAATAACTTAAGTATTTAGTGCACCGTTGGTGTGAATTTCTCTAAGACAGTATGCAGTAGCTGATAGCTAACCGGTTTTGTCAATAATGCATCAAACCCTGCCTCCAAGAGCGCAGACTCGCGTCCCTTCACCTCAAGACCTGTACACGCTACAACAGGGATATGACTGGTCAACAACTCCCGCTTTAACTTTTTTGTCGCCGTTAGGCCATCCATGCCTGGCAGTGATATATCCATTAAGATCAAACTCACCGCCTGCTCTTCAAGCATCAAAAAACACTGCTCAGCAGTGCCAACTTCCGTATGAGGATAGCCCGCATCCTCGACAAGCCATGCCAACAACTGCCTGTTATCAGCATTGTCCTCAACAATCAGTATGTTTGAGTCCATGACGGCTTTCCTCAATAAAGACATTACCTAATAAATGCAGTACCTAATAAATGCAGTACCTAATAAATGCAGTACCTAATAAATGCAACACCCAACTAATACAGTACTCAATGAATGCTACAGCGATTTCGCCCCTCATTTTTTGCCTGGTAAAGCGCTAGATCTGCCTCTCTCATAATTTCGATGAGATTTAAATCCGAGCCGTGTAACTGACTTAAGCCGATACTCAAAGTGATGCTAAGCACCTGACCGCCAATATCAATCTCCATCGACTCTACCGCTTCACGCAGCCGTTCAACGGCAATGACGGCTTGCTCTGTCTCAGTTTGCGGCATACAAATGGCAAACTCTTCCCCCCCTATGCGCCCAAGAATATCGCATTCCCGCACTTGCCCTTTCAACTCTTTAGCAAGAGATATCAAGACTTTGTCGCCAGCCGCGTGACCATAGCAGTCATTAACTCGTTTAAAATGATCAACGTCAATAATGGCCATCACAAGCCCCTGCTGATGGCGAATAGAGCGAACCACCTCACGGTCGCTTTGCTGCATAAAACTACGGCGGTTTGTCAGTGAGGTCAGGGCATCCGTTGTCGCAAGCATATTAAGGTGCCGGTTCGTTGCTCGAAGCTTCTCCTGTACCTCTCTTAGGCGCAACGATGTACGCATTCTTGCCGCCAGCACCCTAAATGAAAAAGGCTTGGTGACATAATCATCGGCCCCCATATCCAGCGCCTCAATCATCGAATCATCAAGGTCTGAAGCGGTCACCATAATCACCGGCAAGGTGGCTAGCAGTGGGTCCGCTTTTAAGGCCCGAAGTACCTCAATACCCGACATCAAGGGCATGTAGAGATCCAACAAAATCAAATCAAACGTAGCACCTTGCCGCAACAGCGATAGCGCCTCTCTGCCACTTCTCGCAGCCACCGTAGTATGACCTTCATTATCCAGTTCAAACTGCAGCAGCTGTATGTTGATCTCGTTATCATCAACAACAAGAATTCTAGACATTTTTCCTACTCATACTTTCCCGCTAAAGCTAACGATACCGCCACACCCAAGGCAGAGGCATTGAATCAGCGTGAAAAATACCTAAGCGAATCACCGACGATAATAAAAGTATAGGTAACCCACTCAAAGCCGCTCAAATAACGAAACGATGAAGCAGATTCCCCACAGCGATGCGCCCGAACAGACAACTGTAACTTTTATATACGCAAGCTGTGCTATTCATACTAGCTATCGTTAGTAAAAAATTCCGACACCAATGCAATGCAATCCCGCCCCACCACATTACCATTTGTCAACAATTTTCTCTTTGATGAACGCACTCTAACGCTAGACGCATTTTTAACACGCCGTGACACGAGAGACTTCGCCCCGGCTGTGACCCCGTAGTGACTGGAGTTAACAGGAAATAGTACGTTTTCGCAGCATGAATGATTGATCTTGCGTATAAGCGACAAAAAATAAAACGACTCCCTCGCAAGGGTAACTGCAGCAGCGAGCATAGTGACAACTGTAAAGAAAGCAGACACCACGAGGTGTGTCGAAAATCTTGTCAGTTTAGCCACTAGATGCAGTTCAAACAGTTGGATATATTAATAAAAAAACAATAATGAACAGAGTATCCACATGACCAAAATCAAGGATAAGACGCTAACGAAGCAACGCATTCTTAGCGCCATACATGAACTACTCGTCACCAAAGGCTATGCCGGCCTCGGCATTAATCGTATAGCGAAAGAAGCCGGTGTCGACAAGGTGTTAATCTATCGCTACTTTGGCGGCTTTGAAGGGGCACTAAAAGCCTACGCTGAAACAGAACTTTGCTGGCCCCCACTTGAAGAGATGCTTGGATGCGATAAAGACTCTTTCAGTAAAATGTCACCTCTTGAGCAACGCAAGTCTGTGACACGAAACTCATTGCGCGCCATGCGTAAACGCCCCCACACTCTCGCCCTACTAGCCTGGGAGTTGGTCGAAGCCAATGCATTAACGTCTATTCTTGCTGAGCTAAGAGAGAAACAGAGCCAAGAGATTTACCGCTTGATTCCGTTCGATGCTGCCTCTGAAGATGCGATTGACGCTCGAGCCTTCTACTTCGTGCTCGGATCTGCCATTCACTACCTTGCGATCTCAGAGCTTAGCGATAGGAATATATTTGGACTCAATAAACAGCGTGGTGTGGACTGGGATAGCGTCGAGCACGTTCTCGACATGATCCACGATGGCATTCCTCAGAAAGCCACCGCTGAAACAGAGGTTTAATGACACCCTGTTAATACAACAATACCTTGACCCTACATTGCGGCGACACCGGTTGCCGCAATGACAGCAATAAGACGCTATTGATTCTCCTCTAGCCAAGCTAGAACGTCTTCATGATGGGTCTTAGTCTTACTGCCTGTCTTTCGGCCATTGACTTCAATTATGCCGGAGACAGTCCCTGCTGCGTCTATTAGGAACGTTGTACGAACAACCCCCATCGACTCCCTCCCCATGAACTTCTTCAACTGCCAGACACCATAGAGTTCAGCAACTTCATGATTCTCGTCGGCCAACAAAGTGAAGTTTAATGATTTTTTCTCTGTGAAGTTGCTGATTTTCTTAACGGTGTCGGGACTCACACCGAGTACTACGGTATTCAATTTTTCAAACGACTGCAGATGATCCCGAATCCCTTCCGCCTGAATAGTACAACCCGGTGTATTTGCTCGTGGATAAAAATACAATACTACTGTCTTCCCGCGTAAAGAAGATAGCGATATGCTACTCCCATTCTGGTCAAGCAGCGTAAAATCATGTGCGGCACTGCCTATTTTTGGAAAACTCATCTCTAGGTACTCGTATTATATTGATTTAAAGTAATTTAATGCTTTTAGTGAATAATGATAATATTCGATGAAACAAGCCTGTAGGATTATAACAGTGCCCACCACTTTCTCAATGCTCACCCGGTAGCCAGTCATAGTCTGCACCAGAGCACACATCAATCGAGCCGCAGCAATGCCTGACCCCATAGAAGAAGAACACTCCCTACCCGAACAGCTTCATTGCGCAATTCTTCGCCAGTGCCATCAAGGTTATCAACTTTATGATCAGGGCAATTATAAGCAAGCCCTCTTAGTCTTTTATAAGGCGTGGATCAGCATCCCAAAACCGCAAGCAAAATGGCAAGAAAGCACCTGGGTCCTCACTGCGCTCGGCGACGCCTACCTCAAAAAAGGCGATTACGCCGCCGCCTGCGAGGCACTTCGTACCGCGTTGCGTTGCCATTTAGCCTTAGACAACCCCGTGATACACTTAAAGCTGGCGCAGAGTTATGTCGGCGCACGAAAGCACGACCTGGCAAAAGAACATTTCATGAAGGCCATAAGCGGTGGTGGCTGCGAGATCGTCAGTGCTCTACCCGCCAAATATAACAGCTACATTGAGCCGCTCATTCAACAGTTAGAAACCGAGAACAACGGATAACACTATGTTTCTAGAAGTACGCAAAGCACCACAAGTTTACATTCAACACAAGGCAATGGGGCCAAAATACCTCGCGCCAATTACCAGCACACTGCGCATTAACCTCGACTTAGTTGCCGAAGTGTCTATGTACACTCTCAAAGACAACAAGCAACGCATGGCGCTCGACGGCAGAGAGCTCTACGTCCCAGAGGGTAGTACTGTTATCCATTTAGAGATGAGCTACACCCACTCAACCCATCGCGAGAACATTGGCCAACCCTCCGAGCACACCGTCAATGAACGCTACTTCTATAAGTTGGTATTTTTCCCGGATGCCGCTGTCGAATACGCACGCATTCGTGGCATTATCGACCAAATGACGATCGCCAGCTGATCAACTTTACCGTCTGCAGCCTGCCTGCAGACGGTAAATAGATTAGCTCTTAGATATCAACGCCCTGCTGAACAACAATCGTCTTCTCAGTCAATGCAAATTGACCGCTTGGCCTATCCTCACAAAATTGGCGTAGCACAGCCTCGATAGTTGGAAAGGCAAGTTCCGACCATGGTAACTCTGCTTCATCAAAGAGTGCCACCTCAAGGCTCTCCTCACCTACTGAAAAACTCTCATCACTCATCTCTGCCCGATAAAACATATAGACTTGGTCGATCCTTGGCACATCGTAAATGGCGTATAGATTCAGGTCCGATAATGTAACGCCAGCTTCTTCCCGCGTTTCTCGTCGCGCACCTTCGGAGGTCGTCTCTCCGCACTCCATAAACCCTGCTGGTAATGTCCAGTAACCTTTACGTGGTTCGATAGCCCTACGGCAGAGCAAGATCTTACCCTCGAAAGTCGGCAATGTTCCTACGATTAAACGAGGATTGTGGTACTGCACAAAACCGCAAGAAGTGCAGACATCGCGAAAGCGGTCATCGCCCGCGGGAGTGCAACGATCTGTCTTACTACCACATTGGTTACAAAAGTTTATCCTGAACATATCAGCGCTACCATTCACCTAAATGACGGCAATTGTAGAGGCTGTCACCCCATCGGTCGAGTTAAGAATAATTTCACTCTTTGTCGACGGCATAATAAGTTGGGGGGAATATGCTTAAAGCAGTAAGAAAATGTGATGACGTGGCTTGGGGTAGCGCAGGTCAGAGTGGCTTCACGGTGCCAATAACACCGTGAAGAAATAGAGCTAGCGAAGTTGCTCGTACTTACCGCTATGAAACACCAGCGGACGCCCAGTAGGGCTATTATCCATTTCAATAACTTCACCAACGATAATGACATGGTCACCACCGTCATGTTGTGCAGACATTGTACACTCAAAACTTGTGATGGCACCTTTCAAGACCGGCTGACCCGACTTACCTAGACGGAATTCGCCCTCTTTGAGGTCGTGATCACCTTTTTTAGCGTAGGCATTAGAAACATCTACCTGCTCTTCTGAAAGCACGTTAACAGTGAAGCCTTTCGCCTTCTCAAAAACGGCATAACATTCTGAGTTTGTCTGAATGCTCCATAGTACCAGAGCAGGCTCAAGCGATAGCGCTGCAAATGAATTTACAGTCATCCCCATTGGCTTTCCGCCCTCTGGTGTTGTGGTAATAACACAAACTCCAGTAGGGAAACGCCCCAGCGCGTTGCGAAACTCACGACTGTCAAAACTCATAACACCGACCTTTTATTATTTAATCAATACGCTCGCCCGTAACCATAACAGTCTTATAAAGGCGCGCAAAGTACATATCGAAACAAACAGCTAAGCAACTGCTCGTCAAATATTCAATAGTGACTACTTTAACAAATACAGCAATAAAGAGTGTCACTCAAACAGACTAAGAAGGCAGTATTATTCTGCCCAACGCTCTGCCGCACTATGATCTTTCTCTCTTGCATCAACCCACTTTGCCCCTGCAGCTGTTTGCTCTTTCTTCCAGAAGGGTGCCTGGGTCTTCAAATAATCCATAATGAACTCGCATGCTTGGAATCCATCACCACGATGTCGCGAACTAACGCCCACATAGACGATCTGGTCGGCGGGACACAACAACCCCACCCGATGCACCACACTGACGCTATGAACAGGCCAGCGCTGTGTTGCTAGCTGACAGATATCTTCTATTGAACGCTCAGTCATACCCGGATAATGCTCGAGCTCCATAGTGCTAATATCCAGTCCCTCATTTATATCACGCACCAGCCCAACAAAGCTCACCACAGCACCCACATGATCCCCCACGCTTGATAACCAGTCTTGTTGCTGCTGAATATCGAAATCGGACTCCTCAACAACAACCCTGATTAACGCCTGTGATTTATCATT encodes:
- a CDS encoding response regulator, encoding MDSNILIVEDNADNRQLLAWLVEDAGYPHTEVGTAEQCFLMLEEQAVSLILMDISLPGMDGLTATKKLKRELLTSHIPVVACTGLEVKGRESALLEAGFDALLTKPVSYQLLHTVLEKFTPTVH
- a CDS encoding diguanylate cyclase — its product is MSRILVVDDNEINIQLLQFELDNEGHTTVAARSGREALSLLRQGATFDLILLDLYMPLMSGIEVLRALKADPLLATLPVIMVTASDLDDSMIEALDMGADDYVTKPFSFRVLAARMRTSLRLREVQEKLRATNRHLNMLATTDALTSLTNRRSFMQQSDREVVRSIRHQQGLVMAIIDVDHFKRVNDCYGHAAGDKVLISLAKELKGQVRECDILGRIGGEEFAICMPQTETEQAVIAVERLREAVESMEIDIGGQVLSITLSIGLSQLHGSDLNLIEIMREADLALYQAKNEGRNRCSIH
- a CDS encoding TetR/AcrR family transcriptional regulator codes for the protein MTKIKDKTLTKQRILSAIHELLVTKGYAGLGINRIAKEAGVDKVLIYRYFGGFEGALKAYAETELCWPPLEEMLGCDKDSFSKMSPLEQRKSVTRNSLRAMRKRPHTLALLAWELVEANALTSILAELREKQSQEIYRLIPFDAASEDAIDARAFYFVLGSAIHYLAISELSDRNIFGLNKQRGVDWDSVEHVLDMIHDGIPQKATAETEV
- the bcp gene encoding thioredoxin-dependent thiol peroxidase, with the protein product MSFPKIGSAAHDFTLLDQNGSSISLSSLRGKTVVLYFYPRANTPGCTIQAEGIRDHLQSFEKLNTVVLGVSPDTVKKISNFTEKKSLNFTLLADENHEVAELYGVWQLKKFMGRESMGVVRTTFLIDAAGTVSGIIEVNGRKTGSKTKTHHEDVLAWLEENQ
- a CDS encoding NUDIX hydrolase, with the translated sequence MFRINFCNQCGSKTDRCTPAGDDRFRDVCTSCGFVQYHNPRLIVGTLPTFEGKILLCRRAIEPRKGYWTLPAGFMECGETTSEGARRETREEAGVTLSDLNLYAIYDVPRIDQVYMFYRAEMSDESFSVGEESLEVALFDEAELPWSELAFPTIEAVLRQFCEDRPSGQFALTEKTIVVQQGVDI
- a CDS encoding flavin reductase family protein, with product MSFDSREFRNALGRFPTGVCVITTTPEGGKPMGMTVNSFAALSLEPALVLWSIQTNSECYAVFEKAKGFTVNVLSEEQVDVSNAYAKKGDHDLKEGEFRLGKSGQPVLKGAITSFECTMSAQHDGGDHVIIVGEVIEMDNSPTGRPLVFHSGKYEQLR
- the moaE gene encoding molybdopterin synthase catalytic subunit MoaE; this encodes MSNDKSQALIRVVVEESDFDIQQQQDWLSSVGDHVGAVVSFVGLVRDINEGLDISTMELEHYPGMTERSIEDICQLATQRWPVHSVSVVHRVGLLCPADQIVYVGVSSRHRGDGFQACEFIMDYLKTQAPFWKKEQTAAGAKWVDAREKDHSAAERWAE